One genomic segment of Chitinophaga sancti includes these proteins:
- a CDS encoding DUF2147 domain-containing protein, with product MKRIAFLLITLLFSTQVLLAQDKILGNWLNEEKDGRIEIYKTGNQYFGKLVWGRDLMEADGKTPRKDRTDTKNPDAKLKSRQLLGLVLLTNFKYDDGEWTGGKIYDPKSGKTYSCTMKFKGEKLEIRGYIGISMFGRTTVWTRG from the coding sequence TTCCACGCAGGTATTGCTGGCACAAGACAAAATACTCGGTAACTGGCTGAATGAAGAAAAAGACGGGCGTATAGAGATTTATAAAACCGGGAATCAATATTTCGGGAAGCTGGTATGGGGGCGTGACCTCATGGAAGCGGATGGGAAGACACCCCGGAAAGACAGGACGGATACCAAGAATCCGGATGCTAAATTAAAGAGCCGGCAATTATTAGGGCTTGTTCTTTTGACCAACTTCAAGTATGATGATGGGGAATGGACAGGCGGAAAAATTTATGATCCCAAGAGTGGGAAGACTTATAGTTGTACGATGAAATTCAAAGGAGAGAAACTCGAAATAAGAGGGTATATCGGCATTTCCATGTTTGGAAGAACGACTGTGTGGACGAGGGGGTAA
- a CDS encoding HTTM domain-containing protein codes for MTNADSLPYRLWKPVDNTPLVIFRILLGFLLFFQSINDIFSDRVRTLFIEPAFTFPFMGFEWLRPLPGNGMYFYFLLMGLLAIMIMLGAFYRVAMIGYTLLWTATYLMQKCGYNNHYYLIILICAFMCVMPAHRRLSVDVWRRPCIKSSYCPQWCSWLFIAQFGIVYTYAAIAKLYPDWLSGRYLESTLTSNRIRYLLCFVGIIFDFLITPLMLFRRTRTWGMAAACIFHLTNAVVFTIGIFPFLALSAMLFFYPPNVIRQLLRWPALKPKANNASITIWKKLAVYAMGIYLLIQVLLPIRYLLFGTQPYWSEEGFRMSWRMMSRNKSGWVYFKVVNNDTHKSWIDEPETRLNYASLNSLPGFPDIIWQYAQHIKKIYEKEGIHNLSIYAVSSVSLNGRHPQPLIDPKTDLANTPWEPYRHANWIVPLEHE; via the coding sequence ATGACCAATGCCGATAGCCTACCTTACCGCCTTTGGAAGCCGGTGGACAACACTCCACTGGTAATTTTTCGCATCCTCCTTGGATTCCTCCTGTTCTTTCAATCTATTAACGATATTTTCTCGGATAGGGTACGCACCTTGTTCATTGAGCCTGCCTTCACCTTCCCTTTTATGGGATTTGAATGGTTACGGCCACTGCCCGGGAATGGTATGTATTTCTATTTTCTGTTGATGGGCCTTTTGGCCATCATGATCATGCTGGGAGCTTTTTACCGGGTTGCAATGATCGGCTATACACTACTTTGGACCGCCACTTACCTCATGCAAAAATGTGGCTATAATAACCACTATTACCTGATCATACTCATTTGTGCATTCATGTGCGTGATGCCTGCGCACCGTCGCCTCTCTGTTGATGTGTGGCGTCGTCCCTGCATCAAATCCAGCTATTGCCCACAATGGTGTAGCTGGCTCTTCATCGCACAGTTTGGCATCGTGTATACGTATGCCGCTATTGCAAAACTATACCCTGACTGGTTATCAGGTCGCTACCTGGAAAGTACGCTGACCAGCAACCGGATCAGGTATTTACTTTGCTTCGTAGGAATAATATTCGATTTCCTCATCACTCCCCTGATGTTATTCCGTCGTACCCGCACCTGGGGAATGGCAGCGGCATGCATTTTCCACCTTACAAATGCAGTTGTTTTCACTATTGGTATCTTCCCATTCCTGGCCCTGTCTGCCATGTTGTTCTTTTATCCGCCAAATGTGATCAGGCAATTGTTAAGGTGGCCTGCATTAAAGCCCAAAGCCAATAATGCCTCAATAACCATATGGAAAAAACTGGCTGTATATGCCATGGGCATTTACCTTCTCATACAGGTATTACTTCCCATACGTTATCTCTTGTTTGGTACACAACCTTACTGGTCAGAAGAAGGGTTCCGCATGAGCTGGAGAATGATGTCACGTAATAAAAGTGGATGGGTGTATTTCAAGGTAGTAAACAATGACACTCATAAATCATGGATAGACGAGCCGGAAACAAGACTCAATTATGCAAGTCTGAACAGTCTGCCAGGCTTCCCTGATATAATCTGGCAGTATGCACAGCATATCAAAAAAATCTATGAAAAAGAGGGCATTCATAACCTCTCTATATATGCAGTCAGTTCAGTGAGTCTGAATGGCCGGCACCCACAACCATTGATAGATCCGAAAACGGACCTGGCCAATACGCCCTGGGAGCCGTACCGCCATGCAAACTGGATTGTACCGCTGGAACACGAGTAA
- a CDS encoding DUF5777 family beta-barrel protein, with amino-acid sequence MQRKIIQTVFLLLLCGRMMAQDSSLMKMMDDAVAESQKGQVVTGTFKATQIVNLPTVESPGKKSLQFMIMHRFGKLNGGAYELFGLDNASIRFALDYGITDRFSVGLGRSSVDKTFDGSLKYKLLQQKETGMPISVSLYGLITNYTQRYTDKPYLDAGYRTAYTTQVIIAKKFSSAFSFEVVPSWIHYNLTPTPEDKNDLFAVSAGGRLKFTKRMSVNAEYNYLLRNQVVSTKVYDAISGGIDIETGGHVFQLVFTNAAGMVGPYYLAKTDGSWGKGDIYFGFNITRNFNFKK; translated from the coding sequence ATGCAAAGAAAAATCATTCAAACCGTATTTTTATTACTCTTATGCGGCCGTATGATGGCGCAGGACAGCAGTCTGATGAAAATGATGGACGATGCCGTAGCTGAATCACAAAAAGGGCAGGTGGTAACCGGTACCTTTAAGGCTACACAGATTGTAAACCTGCCTACTGTAGAGTCGCCAGGAAAGAAAAGCCTGCAATTTATGATCATGCACCGTTTCGGTAAACTGAACGGTGGTGCTTATGAGCTCTTCGGCCTGGATAATGCCTCTATTCGTTTTGCATTGGATTACGGTATCACCGACCGCTTCTCTGTTGGGTTGGGCCGTAGCTCTGTTGACAAAACTTTCGATGGTTCCCTGAAATATAAGCTCCTGCAGCAAAAAGAAACAGGTATGCCCATCTCAGTAAGCCTGTATGGTCTGATCACAAACTATACACAACGGTATACAGACAAGCCTTACCTCGATGCAGGCTATCGCACAGCCTATACAACACAGGTGATCATTGCTAAAAAGTTTTCATCTGCATTCTCATTTGAAGTCGTGCCATCCTGGATTCACTATAACCTAACGCCAACGCCGGAAGATAAGAACGATCTCTTCGCGGTTTCTGCAGGTGGCCGGTTGAAATTTACGAAGCGGATGAGCGTAAACGCAGAGTACAACTACCTGCTGCGTAACCAGGTAGTTAGTACGAAAGTATATGATGCTATATCCGGTGGTATTGATATCGAAACAGGAGGTCACGTATTCCAGCTGGTATTTACCAATGCCGCCGGCATGGTAGGTCCTTATTATCTGGCTAAAACAGATGGTAGCTGGGGTAAAGGAGATATCTATTTTGGATTCAATATCACGAGAAATTTCAATTTCAAAAAGTAA
- a CDS encoding YceI family protein, translating to MKLMYVMALASLLYLPAKAQTFMTRNGKVNFYSKTPLEDIKAENRQVVAAIDLGKKTVALTLLQKNFLFEKQLMQDHYNENYVESDKFPKAQFTGTITGYVGTTPGTYKVQISGNLTLHGVTKPVSAPAEFEVADGKVTGKADFKVKPSDFDIKIPSLVKDKIASEISVQVVAACTALSK from the coding sequence ATGAAACTAATGTATGTAATGGCGCTGGCTAGTTTGTTATACCTGCCTGCCAAAGCGCAGACATTCATGACGCGCAATGGAAAGGTGAACTTCTATTCCAAAACACCGCTGGAAGATATCAAAGCGGAAAACAGGCAAGTTGTGGCAGCCATCGATCTGGGGAAAAAGACCGTAGCCCTGACCCTGTTGCAAAAGAACTTCCTGTTTGAAAAGCAACTGATGCAGGACCATTACAACGAGAACTATGTAGAAAGTGACAAGTTCCCCAAAGCGCAGTTCACAGGCACAATCACCGGCTATGTAGGCACCACACCCGGTACTTATAAAGTACAGATCAGTGGTAACCTCACCCTGCATGGTGTAACCAAACCGGTGAGTGCACCTGCGGAATTTGAAGTGGCCGATGGCAAAGTAACAGGTAAAGCTGACTTCAAGGTAAAACCTTCTGATTTCGATATTAAAATTCCTTCGCTGGTAAAAGATAAAATTGCTTCAGAAATCTCAGTTCAGGTAGTTGCTGCCTGCACTGCGTTATCAAAATAA
- a CDS encoding cytochrome c, protein MKRVFFFLSAIAIVYCLTMVTSCSKDNEKDLTNTGTDTTGTGGGTTCDTVNMKYAANVQPIISANCYSCHGNGSASGGISLDTYAKVLTQVNNGNLIGTITHASGYPAMPQGGSKLSDCNINIIKDWIARGAQNN, encoded by the coding sequence ATGAAGCGTGTATTCTTTTTTCTGTCAGCAATCGCAATCGTATACTGTCTGACCATGGTAACATCCTGCTCGAAAGACAATGAAAAGGATCTGACCAACACAGGCACCGATACTACCGGAACCGGTGGTGGCACTACCTGCGATACCGTAAACATGAAATATGCTGCTAATGTACAGCCTATTATTTCGGCTAATTGTTATAGCTGTCATGGTAATGGTAGCGCCAGCGGCGGTATCTCTCTCGACACTTACGCAAAAGTATTAACACAGGTAAACAACGGTAACCTGATTGGTACCATCACTCACGCGAGCGGATATCCTGCCATGCCACAGGGTGGTAGCAAACTCTCTGATTGCAATATCAACATTATTAAAGACTGGATCGCCCGCGGCGCTCAAAATAATTAA
- a CDS encoding OB-fold protein produces MTRKKTILFAAVFLCLVAGGTGYYLYNKPRTTAAEAHTDDSVTARELYGTYAKDEKTAGKLYENKVLEVTGIVMNVEQNGKDVSVLLSAGETDPGGVNCSLAGNSDQLPKNGETIRVKGKCTGFLMDVSLVDATILSTK; encoded by the coding sequence ATGACGCGAAAAAAGACAATCCTTTTCGCAGCGGTATTCCTATGCCTTGTGGCAGGAGGAACAGGCTACTACTTGTACAACAAACCAAGAACCACCGCTGCCGAAGCGCACACAGATGATAGTGTGACTGCCAGAGAACTGTATGGCACTTATGCTAAAGATGAAAAGACTGCTGGTAAACTGTACGAGAACAAAGTTTTGGAAGTTACAGGCATCGTCATGAATGTAGAACAAAACGGTAAGGACGTTTCCGTACTACTCTCTGCTGGCGAGACTGATCCCGGTGGGGTTAACTGCAGCCTTGCAGGCAATTCAGATCAACTACCTAAAAACGGTGAAACCATCCGCGTTAAAGGCAAGTGCACAGGCTTTTTGATGGACGTAAGCCTGGTAGACGCGACCATTCTCTCAACTAAATAA
- a CDS encoding sigma-70 family RNA polymerase sigma factor produces the protein MHAQPRCQRLLYERYYAYALKIVFRYIYRYEKATEVVNDGFVKLFNRFDRFTYEEGEDLERMLLGWMRKIMVNTAIDELRRKNMIPEIGGIPDYVWDTPDMGQSAEQKLYYKELIVLIKELPPSYQVVFNMYVIDGFSHQEIADKLNISLGTSKSNLSKAREHLRKKLNNGIREFDICSF, from the coding sequence ATGCATGCACAGCCCAGGTGCCAGCGGCTGCTGTACGAACGGTATTATGCATATGCCCTGAAAATTGTGTTCAGGTATATATACAGGTATGAGAAAGCGACCGAGGTGGTGAATGACGGATTTGTAAAACTATTCAACCGGTTTGACAGGTTTACCTATGAAGAAGGAGAAGATCTGGAAAGAATGCTCCTGGGGTGGATGCGCAAGATCATGGTAAACACGGCCATCGATGAACTGCGAAGGAAAAATATGATCCCTGAAATAGGGGGTATCCCTGACTATGTATGGGACACACCCGATATGGGGCAATCCGCAGAACAAAAGTTGTATTACAAAGAACTGATCGTCCTGATCAAAGAACTACCTCCTTCCTATCAGGTTGTATTCAACATGTATGTAATAGATGGGTTTTCCCATCAGGAAATTGCAGACAAGCTGAATATCAGCTTAGGTACTTCAAAATCAAATCTGTCAAAAGCAAGAGAACATTTAAGAAAGAAATTAAATAACGGCATACGGGAATTTGATATATGCAGCTTTTAG
- a CDS encoding DUF6965 family protein — translation MKYADKEIQELEEFFKTASLPDSIELFHSTTITDVKAFVHSHLQIMKQRQGVPVFEGFYDRLVLLKEKLSQ, via the coding sequence ATGAAATATGCCGACAAAGAGATCCAGGAGCTGGAAGAGTTCTTTAAAACAGCGTCCTTACCCGATTCTATAGAATTATTCCATAGTACTACAATAACCGATGTAAAGGCTTTTGTACATAGTCATCTGCAGATTATGAAGCAGCGACAGGGTGTACCAGTTTTTGAAGGTTTTTATGACAGACTGGTTTTATTGAAGGAGAAACTTTCACAATAG
- a CDS encoding helix-turn-helix domain-containing protein: MNTQTPILDIPSTIKYYLSLDKKVAQSFGMDKYDELLHPDNFAILSNEGSVKNGAPIKTDHYALILCIRGTCTKTVGPFTFQVTPQSLHIVSPRFINSFENASEDLLLYMVMFKKEFISDIFIKQSVLDPLMDLHPECPPIYSLSDHNFQKIKSLYEKIDLEYKEENPFFLQMIRLQLVELLYEVNRTFEKCTDSRTHYQLTRQYTLFMNFRDLVEEHFLTKRTVQEFADLLHVSAKHLSEVVKQETGKNALHIIHARVFLEARLLLTTSSLSVKEVSDQLNFDTSSHFSRFFKKFADENPSAYKKVATP, encoded by the coding sequence ATGAACACGCAGACGCCAATACTGGACATACCATCCACCATAAAATATTACCTGTCACTGGACAAAAAGGTCGCGCAAAGTTTTGGAATGGATAAATATGATGAGCTCCTGCACCCCGACAACTTCGCTATACTGAGCAACGAAGGCAGTGTTAAAAACGGAGCCCCCATTAAAACAGACCATTACGCCCTGATTCTTTGCATCAGGGGCACCTGCACAAAGACGGTCGGGCCTTTCACCTTCCAGGTGACACCGCAGTCTTTGCATATTGTCTCGCCACGCTTTATTAATTCTTTCGAAAATGCATCTGAGGACCTGTTGCTCTACATGGTCATGTTTAAAAAAGAATTTATTTCCGATATCTTTATCAAGCAAAGCGTACTCGACCCTTTAATGGACCTGCACCCAGAGTGCCCTCCTATCTACAGTCTTTCTGACCACAATTTCCAAAAGATCAAATCACTCTATGAGAAAATAGACCTGGAGTATAAAGAAGAAAATCCTTTCTTTCTTCAGATGATCCGGTTACAACTGGTGGAATTACTCTATGAGGTGAACAGGACTTTTGAGAAATGTACAGACAGCCGCACGCACTACCAGCTGACCAGGCAATATACGCTTTTCATGAACTTCAGGGATCTCGTGGAAGAACACTTTCTCACGAAGAGAACGGTGCAGGAATTTGCCGACCTGCTGCATGTATCAGCCAAGCATTTGAGTGAGGTAGTGAAACAGGAAACGGGGAAAAATGCGTTGCATATTATTCATGCGAGAGTATTTTTAGAAGCGCGGTTATTGCTTACAACTTCTTCTCTCAGTGTTAAAGAGGTGTCGGACCAATTGAATTTTGATACCAGTTCTCACTTCAGCAGATTCTTTAAGAAGTTTGCGGATGAGAATCCTTCTGCTTACAAAAAAGTAGCTACGCCATAA
- a CDS encoding YceI family protein, with product MNQKKWIIDPDHSGVQFKIKHLVISNVTGAFNNFNGGATFSDPHQIDNAAVHFSLDVHSIDTNQEQRDTHLKSVDFFDAAHFPQITFQSAYFRKLKGDRYSLAGTLTMKGVSRPIELEAEYGGEAVDGYGRKKIGFEVKGNISRWEFGLTYNAVLEAGGLLLGEDVQLEANIQLLQE from the coding sequence ATGAATCAAAAGAAATGGATCATTGACCCTGATCACTCAGGTGTTCAGTTTAAGATCAAACACCTTGTCATCTCGAATGTAACCGGTGCCTTCAATAACTTCAATGGTGGTGCAACCTTCTCCGATCCGCACCAGATCGATAATGCAGCAGTTCATTTCTCACTGGATGTACACAGTATAGATACCAATCAGGAACAAAGAGATACCCACTTAAAGTCCGTCGATTTCTTCGATGCGGCACACTTTCCACAAATAACATTTCAATCCGCTTACTTCAGAAAACTGAAGGGTGATAGATACAGCCTGGCAGGTACACTGACCATGAAAGGCGTGAGTCGTCCCATAGAACTGGAAGCAGAGTATGGTGGTGAAGCTGTAGATGGTTATGGCAGAAAGAAAATAGGTTTTGAAGTGAAGGGAAACATCAGCAGATGGGAATTCGGATTGACATATAATGCTGTGCTGGAAGCTGGTGGATTGCTGTTGGGCGAGGATGTACAGCTGGAAGCGAATATACAGCTGTTACAGGAATGA
- the galA gene encoding beta-galactosidase GalA, with amino-acid sequence MKKDLLLLFSALTIGFTAAAQSPLRRHINFDSNWKFALGHAGNAERDFNYGLETSFSKSGSAYNTCIEPKFNDNTWQDIQLPHDWAVTLPFQYSKKGDLEGKGYKPVGGGFPENSIGWYRKTFNIARADSGNRFVIQLDGVYRDSKVWVNGYYLGGNFSGYTGASYDITDVLQFDKPNVLVVRADATQNEGWFYEGAGIYRHVWLNVTNNLHIATDGGVFVHSTQKGNDAIVTIETTVKNENITPANATVYTVITNREGKTLAQSKPRPLSLAINESKKLSQALTITQPQLWSLENPYLYRAVAIVQSNGKTIDSMKVRFGVRTIVMDKDKGFFLNGKNIKVQGVCCHQDHAGVGAALPDYLQYYRIGLLKEMGTNAYRTSHNPPTPELLDACDSLGMIVMDETRLLNSGPEYEGQLRKLILRDRNHPSIFIWSIGNEEFQTQYTDIGKRIAQHNLFVQQELDPSRTSTYAANMPNVFHGVNEVIPVRGFNYNLGGIDGYHKDHPEQPVIGTEVASTVTTRGIYIKDTVNGYVPDYDSTYPSWASTAEIWWKLATARPWFMGGFAWTGFDYRGEPTPYSWPNINSHFGIMDMCGFPKNVYYYYQAWWTDKDVLNIAPHWNWQGKEGQPVLVWINTNAENVELFLNGKSLGKKDMPVNGHLRWSVNYEPGTLEAVAYKKGKKITSKVETTGTPKRIVLTPSKTTLQADGEDAVVVNVSAVDDKGRTVPVAGDMIHFSLDGQADIIGVGNGDPSSHEPDKCVQGAWQRSLFNGHAQLIIKAGNKPGAVVLKATGNGLEAATVTF; translated from the coding sequence ATGAAAAAAGATCTGCTGCTTTTATTCTCAGCACTAACCATCGGCTTCACCGCCGCTGCGCAGTCACCACTACGCAGACACATCAATTTCGATTCAAACTGGAAATTCGCCCTCGGCCACGCCGGCAACGCAGAAAGAGATTTCAACTATGGCCTTGAAACCTCCTTCTCAAAATCGGGTTCCGCATACAACACCTGCATCGAACCAAAATTCAACGACAACACCTGGCAAGACATCCAACTCCCACATGACTGGGCTGTCACCCTGCCATTCCAATATTCAAAAAAAGGTGACCTCGAAGGCAAAGGCTACAAACCTGTAGGTGGCGGTTTCCCCGAAAACAGCATCGGCTGGTACCGCAAAACCTTCAACATAGCCCGCGCCGACTCCGGCAACCGCTTCGTCATCCAACTCGACGGCGTATACCGCGACAGCAAAGTATGGGTAAACGGCTACTACCTCGGCGGTAACTTCAGCGGCTACACAGGCGCCTCCTACGACATCACCGACGTATTACAATTCGACAAACCCAACGTCCTCGTAGTTCGCGCCGACGCCACTCAAAATGAAGGCTGGTTCTACGAAGGCGCTGGCATCTACCGCCACGTATGGCTCAATGTCACCAACAACCTGCACATCGCTACTGACGGTGGCGTGTTTGTTCACTCCACACAGAAAGGAAACGATGCCATTGTTACCATCGAAACAACTGTAAAGAATGAAAATATTACCCCTGCCAATGCCACTGTATACACTGTGATCACCAACAGGGAAGGCAAGACACTGGCACAAAGTAAACCACGACCACTGTCCCTGGCCATCAATGAAAGCAAAAAGCTTTCGCAGGCTTTAACCATCACCCAACCACAACTTTGGTCACTGGAAAACCCCTATCTCTACCGTGCCGTGGCTATCGTACAATCAAATGGTAAAACCATCGATAGTATGAAGGTGCGTTTTGGTGTTCGCACCATTGTAATGGACAAGGATAAAGGCTTCTTCCTCAATGGTAAAAACATCAAAGTACAGGGTGTATGCTGTCATCAGGACCATGCGGGCGTAGGCGCCGCCTTACCCGACTACCTGCAATACTATAGAATTGGATTGCTGAAAGAAATGGGTACCAACGCCTATCGTACCAGCCACAATCCGCCTACACCTGAGTTACTGGATGCCTGCGATAGCCTTGGTATGATTGTAATGGATGAAACCAGATTACTTAACAGTGGTCCTGAATACGAAGGGCAATTACGTAAACTGATCCTGAGAGACAGGAACCATCCAAGCATCTTCATCTGGTCTATTGGTAACGAAGAATTCCAAACCCAATATACCGACATCGGCAAGCGCATTGCCCAGCACAACCTGTTCGTACAGCAGGAGCTGGATCCTTCCCGCACCAGTACTTATGCTGCAAACATGCCGAACGTATTTCATGGTGTGAACGAAGTAATTCCCGTGCGCGGTTTCAACTATAACCTTGGCGGTATAGATGGCTATCACAAAGATCATCCTGAACAACCGGTAATAGGCACAGAAGTAGCCAGCACTGTCACCACCCGTGGCATCTACATAAAAGATACCGTAAATGGCTATGTACCTGACTATGACAGCACCTACCCATCATGGGCCTCTACTGCGGAGATCTGGTGGAAACTGGCCACCGCACGCCCCTGGTTTATGGGTGGTTTTGCATGGACAGGCTTCGACTATCGTGGTGAACCTACGCCTTACAGCTGGCCAAATATCAACTCTCACTTTGGTATCATGGACATGTGCGGCTTCCCTAAAAATGTATATTACTATTACCAGGCATGGTGGACGGACAAAGATGTGCTGAATATTGCCCCACACTGGAACTGGCAAGGAAAAGAAGGACAGCCCGTACTGGTATGGATCAATACCAATGCAGAAAATGTAGAACTCTTCCTAAATGGCAAAAGCCTTGGGAAAAAAGATATGCCGGTCAATGGACACCTCCGCTGGAGCGTGAACTATGAACCCGGTACCCTCGAAGCGGTAGCTTATAAGAAAGGTAAAAAAATCACCAGCAAGGTAGAAACCACCGGTACTCCTAAACGGATTGTATTAACCCCCTCAAAGACAACTTTGCAGGCTGATGGAGAAGACGCTGTCGTAGTCAATGTGAGTGCAGTGGATGATAAGGGCAGAACAGTGCCCGTAGCCGGCGATATGATCCACTTCTCACTGGATGGCCAGGCAGACATCATCGGTGTCGGCAATGGTGATCCCAGCAGCCATGAACCTGATAAATGTGTACAAGGTGCATGGCAACGCAGCCTCTTCAACGGGCATGCCCAGTTGATCATCAAAGCAGGAAACAAACCCGGAGCAGTGGTACTAAAAGCTACAGGAAATGGATTGGAGGCAGCTACCGTTACATTTTAA